The following proteins come from a genomic window of Micromonospora echinofusca:
- a CDS encoding LacI family DNA-binding transcriptional regulator, translating into MTTQRTRSLGRPTLDAVAARAGVGRGTVSRVVNGSPQVSPEARAAVQQAIAELGYVPNRAARALVTQRTDSIALVVSESGDRVFTEPFFAGIVRGVSSGLLETPLQLWLAMVQSPIERERVEHHLTNQHVDGVLLLSLHDSDPLPTLLEERGLPTVLGGRPARMLQPGAQPAYYVDVDNVGGARRAVEHLAGRGRRRIATIAGPQDMGAGLGRLTGYKEAVKAAGRGVDPALIAYGDFSEGSGAAGMRRLLEACPDLDAVFVASDLMAFGALRALREAGRRVPEDVAVVGFDDAPIARQAEPPLTTVFQPVEEMGRQMARLLVSRIRGDELPSPHILLDTQLIERASA; encoded by the coding sequence ATGACAACGCAGCGCACCCGGTCGCTCGGGCGCCCGACCCTCGACGCCGTCGCCGCCCGCGCCGGCGTCGGTCGCGGGACGGTCTCCCGGGTGGTCAACGGCTCGCCGCAGGTGAGCCCCGAGGCGCGCGCCGCGGTGCAGCAGGCCATCGCCGAGCTGGGGTACGTGCCGAACCGGGCCGCCCGCGCCCTGGTCACCCAGCGCACCGACTCGATCGCCCTGGTGGTCTCCGAATCCGGCGACCGGGTCTTCACCGAGCCGTTCTTCGCCGGCATCGTCCGGGGCGTCAGCTCGGGGCTGCTGGAGACCCCGTTGCAGCTCTGGCTGGCCATGGTGCAGTCGCCGATCGAGCGGGAGCGGGTCGAGCACCACCTGACCAACCAGCACGTCGACGGCGTCCTGCTGCTGTCGCTGCACGACTCCGACCCGCTGCCCACCCTGCTGGAGGAGCGCGGCCTGCCCACCGTGCTCGGCGGCCGTCCGGCCCGGATGCTGCAACCGGGTGCCCAGCCGGCGTACTACGTCGACGTGGACAACGTCGGCGGCGCCCGGCGCGCGGTGGAACACCTGGCCGGCCGGGGGCGGCGGCGCATCGCGACCATCGCCGGCCCGCAGGACATGGGCGCCGGCCTGGGCCGACTGACCGGCTACAAGGAGGCGGTCAAGGCCGCCGGGCGCGGGGTCGACCCCGCCCTGATCGCGTACGGCGACTTCAGCGAGGGCAGCGGGGCGGCCGGGATGCGTCGGCTGCTGGAGGCCTGCCCCGACCTCGACGCCGTCTTCGTCGCCTCCGACCTGATGGCGTTCGGGGCACTGCGCGCGCTGCGCGAGGCGGGTCGGCGGGTGCCGGAGGACGTGGCGGTGGTCGGCTTCGACGACGCCCCGATCGCCCGGCAGGCCGAGCCGCCGCTGACCACGGTCTTCCAGCCGGTGGAGGAGATGGGCCGGCAGATGGCCCGCCTGCTGGTCTCCCGCATCCGCGGCGACGAGCTTCCGTCCCCCCACATCCTCCTCGACACCCAACTGATCGAACGCGCCTCCGCCTGA
- a CDS encoding GH1 family beta-glucosidase, translating into MSNPASPPAVGVVDDRPPLTFPPGFLWGAATAAYQIEGAAAEGGRTPSIWDTFSHTPGRVVEGHTGDVACDHYHRMGADVALMAELGLKSYRFSVSWPRVQPGGTGPANAEGLDFYRRLVDELLGHGIEPWLTLYHWDLPQPLEDAGGWPARDTAARFADYATLVADALGDRVRYWTTLNEPWCSAFLGYGSGVHAPGRSDGADAVRAGHHLMLGHGLAVQALRAARPSAEVGVTVNLYPVTPASDAPADVDAARRIDGLANRFFLDPLLRGSYPADLMADLAGVTDFGHVRDGDLATISTPLDVVGVNYYSRHVVAAPVPDAEPEPYWRAPSCWPGSEDVRFVTRGVPVTDMNWEIDAPGLVETLRRVHEEYTDLPLYVTENGSAFVDEVVDGRVDDVDRLAYFDAHLRAAHEAIEAGVPLRGYFAWSLMDNFEWAWGYTKRFGMVHVDYDTQVRIPKSSARWYAEVIRRNGLAAQ; encoded by the coding sequence GTGAGCAACCCCGCCAGCCCGCCCGCCGTCGGCGTCGTCGACGACCGTCCGCCGCTGACCTTCCCGCCCGGCTTCCTCTGGGGCGCGGCCACCGCCGCGTACCAGATCGAGGGCGCGGCGGCCGAGGGCGGCCGGACCCCGTCGATCTGGGACACCTTCAGCCACACCCCCGGCCGGGTGGTCGAGGGGCACACCGGCGACGTGGCCTGCGACCACTACCACCGCATGGGCGCCGACGTCGCGCTGATGGCCGAGCTGGGGCTGAAGTCGTACCGGTTCTCGGTCTCCTGGCCCCGGGTCCAGCCCGGCGGCACCGGCCCGGCCAACGCCGAGGGGCTCGACTTCTACCGGCGGCTCGTCGACGAGCTGCTGGGGCACGGGATCGAGCCGTGGCTCACCCTCTACCACTGGGACCTGCCGCAGCCGCTGGAGGACGCCGGCGGCTGGCCGGCCCGGGACACCGCCGCGCGCTTCGCCGACTACGCCACGCTGGTCGCCGACGCGCTCGGCGACCGGGTGCGCTACTGGACCACGCTCAACGAGCCGTGGTGCTCGGCGTTCCTCGGCTACGGCTCGGGCGTGCACGCACCGGGCCGCTCGGACGGCGCCGACGCGGTGCGCGCCGGGCACCACCTGATGCTCGGGCACGGCCTCGCGGTGCAGGCGCTGCGCGCGGCCCGGCCGAGCGCCGAGGTGGGGGTGACGGTCAACCTCTACCCGGTCACCCCGGCCAGCGACGCGCCCGCCGACGTCGACGCCGCGCGGCGCATCGACGGGCTGGCCAACCGCTTCTTCCTGGACCCGCTGCTGCGCGGGTCCTACCCGGCCGACCTGATGGCCGACCTCGCCGGGGTCACCGACTTCGGGCACGTGCGCGACGGCGACCTGGCGACCATCTCCACCCCGCTGGACGTGGTCGGCGTCAACTACTACAGCCGCCACGTCGTCGCCGCGCCGGTGCCCGACGCCGAGCCGGAGCCGTACTGGCGGGCGCCGTCGTGCTGGCCGGGCAGCGAGGACGTCCGGTTCGTCACCCGGGGCGTGCCGGTCACCGACATGAACTGGGAGATCGACGCCCCCGGCCTGGTGGAGACGCTGCGCCGGGTGCACGAGGAGTACACCGACCTGCCGCTCTACGTCACCGAGAACGGCTCCGCCTTCGTCGACGAGGTGGTCGACGGGCGGGTCGACGACGTCGACCGGCTGGCGTACTTCGACGCCCACCTGCGCGCCGCGCACGAGGCGATCGAGGCCGGGGTGCCCCTGCGCGGATACTTCGCCTGGTCGTTGATGGATAATTTCGAGTGGGCCTGGGGCTACACGAAGCGGTTCGGCATGGTCCACGTCGACTACGACACCCAGGTGCGCATCCCCAAGTCCAGCGCCAGGTGGTACGCCGAGGTGATCCGACGCAACGGTCTGGCCGCACAATAG
- a CDS encoding carbohydrate ABC transporter permease, with translation MNSASRRLWRTSPLTYVALVLATLFSIYPFYYMVVIATRSLDSINDVPPPVAPAGSFGDNFGRVLDNEAANFLTGLLNSVIVSGIVTVSVVITGSLAGFAFAKLRFRGRNALLLTIIVTMMIPTQLGLIPLWGMIQDLNWFDTLYAVTVPFLVSAFGVFMMRQYATQAISDELIEAGRVDGASTFRIYWNIVLPALRPAAAVLGLLTFMETWNSFLWPYAVLTSENPTLQVSLAFLSYAYYTDYSQVFAATAVGTLPLVIVFIVFGRQIVGGIMEGAVKS, from the coding sequence ATGAACTCGGCATCCCGGCGCCTGTGGCGCACCAGCCCGCTGACCTACGTCGCGCTCGTCCTGGCGACGCTCTTCTCGATCTACCCGTTCTACTACATGGTGGTCATCGCCACCCGCAGCCTGGACTCGATCAACGACGTCCCGCCGCCGGTCGCGCCCGCCGGGTCGTTCGGCGACAACTTCGGCCGCGTGCTCGACAACGAGGCGGCGAACTTCCTCACCGGCCTGCTCAACTCGGTGATCGTCTCCGGCATCGTGACCGTCTCCGTGGTGATCACCGGCTCGCTGGCCGGCTTCGCCTTCGCGAAGCTGCGTTTCCGGGGCCGCAACGCCCTGCTGCTGACGATCATCGTCACCATGATGATCCCGACGCAGCTCGGGCTCATCCCGCTGTGGGGCATGATCCAGGACCTGAACTGGTTCGACACCCTCTACGCGGTGACGGTGCCGTTCCTGGTCAGCGCGTTCGGCGTGTTCATGATGCGGCAGTACGCCACCCAGGCCATCTCCGACGAGCTGATCGAGGCGGGCCGGGTGGACGGGGCGAGCACGTTCCGGATCTACTGGAACATCGTGCTGCCCGCGCTGCGCCCGGCCGCCGCCGTGCTCGGCCTGCTCACGTTCATGGAGACCTGGAACTCGTTCCTGTGGCCGTACGCGGTGCTCACCTCCGAGAACCCGACCCTCCAGGTCTCGCTGGCCTTCCTGTCGTACGCCTACTACACCGACTACTCGCAGGTGTTCGCCGCCACGGCGGTCGGCACTCTACCGTTGGTGATCGTGTTCATCGTGTTCGGCCGCCAGATCGTAGGCGGGATCATGGAAGGTGCCGTCAAGTCGTGA
- a CDS encoding carbohydrate ABC transporter permease, with the protein MSLSATTAPPSPAAPPPRPPARRRSHSLTRLDLKYSPYLYIAPFFVVFGIFGLYPMLRTAWMSLHDWNLIGDHSFIGFDNYVALVKDEYFWNATLNTFGIFLLSTIPQLLLALFLANLLNRTFLRARTFFRMAIFMPNVVSVAAVAIVFGMLFQRDFGVINWLLSFVGIDAIDWDAERWSSWTAIASMVNWRWTGYNTLILLAGMQAIPRDLYEAAALDGASQWKQFWRITLPMLTPTFVFVVILSTIGGLQLFTEPLVFANGNIIGGDQREFQTLAMYMYELGIENLNTAGYGAAVAWAMFLMIALVSGINFLLVRRTVK; encoded by the coding sequence ATGAGCCTCTCGGCCACGACGGCGCCGCCGTCACCCGCCGCACCGCCACCCCGCCCGCCCGCGCGGCGCCGGTCGCACTCGCTGACCCGGCTGGACCTGAAGTACTCGCCGTACCTCTACATCGCGCCGTTCTTCGTGGTCTTCGGCATCTTCGGGCTCTACCCGATGCTGCGGACCGCCTGGATGTCCCTGCACGACTGGAACCTGATCGGCGACCACAGCTTCATCGGGTTCGACAACTACGTCGCCCTGGTCAAGGACGAGTACTTCTGGAACGCCACGCTCAACACGTTCGGCATCTTCCTGCTGTCGACCATCCCTCAGCTGCTGCTCGCCCTGTTCCTGGCGAACCTGCTCAACCGCACCTTCCTGCGCGCGCGCACGTTCTTCCGGATGGCGATCTTCATGCCGAACGTGGTTTCGGTGGCCGCCGTGGCGATCGTCTTCGGCATGCTCTTCCAGCGCGACTTCGGCGTGATCAACTGGCTGTTGAGCTTCGTCGGGATCGACGCGATCGACTGGGACGCCGAGCGCTGGAGCTCCTGGACCGCCATCGCCTCGATGGTCAACTGGCGGTGGACCGGCTACAACACCCTGATCCTGCTCGCGGGCATGCAGGCCATCCCGCGCGACCTGTACGAGGCGGCGGCGCTCGACGGGGCCAGCCAGTGGAAGCAGTTCTGGCGGATCACCCTGCCGATGCTCACGCCGACCTTCGTCTTCGTGGTGATCCTCTCCACCATCGGCGGGCTCCAGCTCTTCACCGAGCCGCTCGTCTTCGCCAACGGCAACATCATCGGTGGCGACCAGCGCGAGTTCCAGACCCTGGCCATGTACATGTACGAGCTGGGCATCGAGAACCTCAACACGGCCGGCTACGGCGCGGCGGTCGCCTGGGCGATGTTCCTGATGATCGCCCTCGTCTCGGGGATCAACTTCCTGCTCGTCCGCCGCACGGTGAAGTGA